One segment of Natronosalvus halobius DNA contains the following:
- a CDS encoding bifunctional metallophosphatase/5'-nucleotidase, which produces MPARVLQYSDVENACDEPARIGRLATALQQYRDEDTVVVGTGDNTAPGVLPLVMEGRQALEFYDAVDPDLETFGNHDFDFGVDAAREIVRRSPQTWLSANVRRNGGPFGSDVGVRPWTVLERDGTRIGFTGVTTPRTVSLNPMATDIDVHDPVETARAAIDDLRDEGADYVVVCSHLGRGDDALARQVDADVVLGGHVPSARNEVVEGTLLTRPGDGGTAIVDLTFERDGPAATIRQTTGLEPHEDVVRSFEALQDETGLDEVIARVDEPLDRSETTLFGGEARLGNFVTDAYRWKTGADVAIQNSGGLRTGTTLSGDVTVADVVSLVPFEEPVAVAEVSGSTLEAIFEGAAGLDLGFAEPDWWHAQVSGVILEWDPTDHSVAVDSVGGEPLDPDQRYRVATSDYLFHTDDEFPALDPADRVERTESSQYDVLVEYARENGIDPAIEGRVRRLESRLESSKHTE; this is translated from the coding sequence ATGCCCGCTCGCGTCCTCCAGTACTCCGACGTCGAAAACGCCTGCGACGAGCCCGCACGAATCGGTCGGCTCGCGACCGCCCTCCAGCAGTACCGGGACGAGGACACGGTGGTCGTCGGTACCGGCGACAACACGGCACCCGGCGTGTTGCCGCTCGTAATGGAGGGGAGACAGGCCCTGGAATTTTACGACGCCGTCGACCCGGACCTCGAGACCTTCGGCAACCACGACTTCGATTTCGGCGTCGACGCGGCCCGCGAGATCGTTCGCCGCTCCCCACAGACCTGGCTGAGCGCGAACGTGCGGCGCAACGGCGGCCCGTTCGGGTCGGACGTTGGCGTCCGGCCGTGGACCGTGCTCGAACGAGACGGGACGCGGATCGGTTTCACGGGGGTCACGACGCCGCGGACGGTGTCGCTGAACCCGATGGCGACGGACATCGACGTCCACGATCCCGTCGAGACCGCGCGGGCGGCGATCGACGACCTCCGCGACGAGGGGGCCGACTACGTCGTCGTCTGCTCGCACCTCGGGCGAGGCGACGACGCCCTTGCGCGGCAGGTTGATGCCGACGTTGTCCTCGGTGGGCACGTTCCGAGCGCCCGGAACGAGGTCGTCGAAGGGACGCTACTCACGCGACCCGGCGACGGCGGGACGGCGATCGTTGACCTGACATTCGAGCGCGACGGGCCGGCCGCGACGATTCGGCAGACGACCGGACTCGAGCCCCACGAGGACGTGGTCCGGTCGTTCGAAGCCCTCCAGGACGAGACGGGACTCGACGAGGTGATCGCTCGCGTCGACGAGCCACTCGACCGGTCCGAGACGACACTCTTTGGCGGCGAGGCCAGGCTCGGGAACTTCGTCACCGACGCCTACCGCTGGAAGACCGGGGCCGACGTCGCTATCCAGAACAGCGGCGGGCTCAGGACCGGGACGACGCTCTCGGGTGACGTCACGGTCGCCGACGTCGTCAGCCTCGTCCCGTTCGAGGAACCCGTCGCCGTCGCCGAGGTCAGCGGCTCGACGCTCGAGGCCATCTTCGAGGGGGCCGCCGGACTCGACCTGGGGTTCGCCGAACCGGACTGGTGGCACGCCCAGGTGAGCGGCGTCATCCTCGAGTGGGACCCGACGGATCACAGCGTCGCTGTCGATAGCGTCGGCGGGGAACCGCTCGACCCTGACCAGCGTTACCGAGTGGCAACCTCCGATTACCTCTTTCACACCGACGACGAGTTTCCCGCGCTTGACCCGGCGGATCGCGTCGAGCGAACGGAGTCGAGCCAGTACGACGTGTTGGTCGAATACGCCAGAGAGAACGGCATCGACCCCGCTATCGAGGGGCGCGTGCGTCGACTCGAATCACGACTCGAGTCGAGCAAACACACCGAGTGA
- a CDS encoding universal stress protein, whose translation MTLVVVPVRYPLTNNSRRTLEEAIEVANERNAALSVLHVNLYQNGKTVTRTDLKSAVERQFGRLKNTRYVVRSGFLVEETILDEVAGEAADVVVVGSKQVSRWRRILGRVMDNPNIERYLKNHLECEVITVGQAVA comes from the coding sequence ATGACACTGGTCGTGGTCCCCGTTCGATACCCATTAACGAACAATTCTCGCCGCACGCTCGAGGAGGCCATCGAGGTCGCCAACGAACGAAACGCGGCTCTCTCGGTGTTGCACGTCAATCTCTATCAGAACGGCAAGACGGTGACGCGGACGGATCTGAAATCAGCTGTCGAGCGCCAGTTCGGTCGCCTGAAGAACACCCGATACGTCGTCCGATCAGGGTTTCTCGTCGAGGAAACGATTCTCGACGAAGTCGCCGGCGAGGCGGCGGACGTCGTCGTCGTGGGCAGCAAGCAGGTGAGCCGCTGGCGACGCATCCTCGGGCGGGTGATGGACAACCCTAACATCGAGCGCTACCTCAAGAACCACCTCGAGTGCGAAGTGATCACGGTCGGCCAGGCCGTCGCGTAG